The following are from one region of the Borreliella burgdorferi B31 genome:
- a CDS encoding DUF228 domain-containing protein — protein sequence MALKGNMQVENLEAVEDPQVDLGAQVSAAPRAKRQARQAEDAQGEDPYLEAINELDDILLKFKKYVKSMSSIENKVFGGLSSCFKSKNERVDAYSFACSSYTDKIEEYLYDPANSFPYKRGVKLVPKENSIYVEVGADTDMYGICVDVCEFSCTAYVLPITNNFEGYLVTRNPSIKIGEILDINNNGVIIKAGGGPPTAINIYALSDSFTINFAPEDGNQDQNRYPRQEYSINLIKVAIFGNRGLEKIVIPDGG from the coding sequence ATGGCTTTAAAAGGCAACATGCAAGTAGAAAATCTTGAGGCTGTTGAGGACCCACAGGTAGATTTAGGGGCACAAGTTTCCGCTGCTCCTAGAGCTAAACGGCAAGCAAGACAAGCTGAGGATGCACAAGGGGAAGATCCCTATTTGGAGGCAATTAACGAGCTTGATGATATCCTTTTGAAATTCAAGAAATATGTAAAATCTATGAGTTCAATTGAAAATAAGGTTTTTGGCGGTTTGAGTAGTTGTTTTAAATCTAAGAATGAGCGAGTTGATGCATATTCATTTGCATGTTCAAGTTATACAGACAAAATAGAGGAATACCTTTACGACCCAGCAAATAGTTTTCCATACAAGCGTGGGGTTAAACTTGTTCCAAAAGAGAACTCTATATATGTGGAAGTTGGAGCTGATACTGATATGTATGGGATATGTGTAGATGTATGTGAGTTTAGTTGTACCGCGTATGTATTGCCAATTACTAACAATTTTGAAGGGTACCTTGTCACAAGGAATCCAAGTATAAAAATAGGAGAAATCCTAGACATAAATAATAACGGTGTTATTATCAAGGCTGGAGGTGGGCCACCAACCGCAATTAACATATATGCTCTATCTGATTCATTTACAATCAATTTTGCACCCGAAGATGGAAATCAAGATCAAAATAGATATCCTAGGCAAGAGTATTCTATTAATTTGATAAAAGTTGCAATTTTTGGAAATAGAGGCCTTGAGAAGATAGTAATACCTGATGGTGGTTAA
- a CDS encoding DUF228 domain-containing protein, with the protein MGDTTQLVKEYQEKRSKLEKFMKNPQHDASLLSNSNEFRDKNVEFFASGGTRTSKFDKLENHPFLGYPYKRGVKRVIQEAQDNQSHYEPHVEAGGGEDLYGICIDIDEFSKTATIVPITNNFEGYLVAKDSTVKVKDKLVFNKDGALEKVTGAPNKATINATALSDAKQISNEVYLVKVAVFGNKAMSRN; encoded by the coding sequence ATGGGAGATACAACGCAATTAGTAAAAGAGTATCAAGAGAAAAGAAGTAAACTGGAAAAGTTTATGAAAAATCCCCAACATGACGCTAGTTTGCTTAGCAATTCTAATGAATTTAGAGACAAAAATGTAGAATTTTTTGCTTCTGGAGGCACTAGAACTAGTAAGTTTGATAAATTGGAAAATCATCCATTTTTGGGGTATCCGTACAAGCGTGGAGTAAAAAGAGTTATTCAAGAGGCTCAAGATAATCAAAGTCACTATGAGCCACATGTTGAGGCTGGTGGAGGTGAAGACTTATATGGAATATGCATTGACATAGATGAGTTTAGTAAAACAGCTACTATTGTGCCAATTACCAATAATTTTGAGGGATATTTAGTGGCAAAAGATTCTACGGTTAAAGTAAAAGACAAACTTGTTTTTAATAAAGACGGTGCTCTTGAAAAGGTGACTGGAGCACCAAATAAAGCAACTATTAATGCAACAGCATTGTCTGATGCAAAACAAATTAGCAATGAGGTTTATTTAGTAAAAGTAGCTGTATTTGGGAATAAAGCTATGAGTAGAAATTAA
- a CDS encoding DUF3890 domain-containing protein, with protein MSEQESLQAQVAGEEELLVTKLHSEVLLLLGIDKFALSRQNFLLHLSLLQAILVTRGIDASSLTYEQIFLLTFYHMGCQLRKQGVVREFEFDRIKKEKFNELELDYYPSSSGGEEGGEGSCGSNKNFCSQLDAFLEKLKRETSTPSCVGVV; from the coding sequence ATGAGTGAACAAGAAAGCTTACAAGCACAAGTTGCGGGAGAAGAAGAACTTTTAGTAACAAAACTCCATTCAGAAGTGTTATTGCTATTAGGAATAGACAAATTTGCACTAAGCAGGCAAAATTTTCTACTTCATTTATCCTTACTTCAAGCTATTCTAGTAACACGCGGTATTGATGCCAGTTCACTGACGTATGAACAAATATTTTTGCTTACTTTCTACCATATGGGCTGCCAATTAAGAAAACAGGGAGTTGTTCGAGAATTTGAATTTGATAGGATCAAAAAAGAGAAATTCAATGAACTTGAACTTGATTATTATCCTAGTAGCAGTGGAGGCGAAGAAGGCGGCGAGGGGAGTTGTGGCTCAAACAAGAATTTTTGTTCACAACTTGATGCATTTTTAGAAAAACTAAAAAGAGAAACTTCAACGCCATCTTGTGTGGGGGTTGTCTAA
- a CDS encoding DUF1506 family protein, with translation MNGVRKRLSDMSFRMINVFKDPQPLRFYKGTVVKLENDSSYQRVFDKNKYTEFAGVIIDIRPQELAVLYDSDMSDIQGYSKLYTYQDLNYELKDRISISDLIYFEIFSIDSSIGYFTLVLKEFIWTN, from the coding sequence ATGAATGGTGTTAGAAAAAGACTTTCAGATATGTCTTTCCGCATGATCAACGTATTTAAGGATCCTCAACCTTTAAGGTTTTATAAAGGCACTGTTGTTAAACTTGAAAACGATTCTTCTTATCAGAGAGTTTTTGATAAAAATAAGTACACTGAATTTGCAGGAGTTATTATTGACATAAGGCCACAAGAACTTGCAGTGCTTTATGACTCTGATATGTCTGATATTCAAGGATATTCCAAACTTTACACATATCAAGACCTTAACTATGAACTAAAAGACCGCATATCAATTTCGGATTTAATTTACTTTGAAATATTTAGTATTGACTCTTCAATCGGATATTTTACTTTGGTTTTAAAGGAGTTTATATGGACAAACTAG
- a CDS encoding DUF764 family protein, whose amino-acid sequence MIFTLDMVLNHLTQIFKGFKAYATENNFECDIINTYNHPYLSKITAASSNIIALKFDGTENLFNHNSRAGVFYENALEFSLNFQIYIIAIVLNAKDFDANSRMLMLYGMLSDFLHNKAHKYTLESQSQPEYISKVNFYIYPISNMQTVGLINLGTKYSNHAYSASIAFNASVKAIEILKEEYKIAARYN is encoded by the coding sequence ATGATTTTTACTTTAGATATGGTTTTAAACCATTTAACTCAAATATTCAAAGGGTTTAAGGCGTATGCAACTGAAAATAATTTTGAGTGCGATATCATAAATACTTACAATCATCCGTACCTTTCAAAAATCACAGCTGCTAGCTCAAATATAATAGCATTGAAATTTGATGGTACAGAAAATCTATTTAATCATAATTCTAGAGCCGGTGTATTTTATGAAAATGCTTTGGAATTTAGTTTAAATTTTCAAATATATATTATTGCAATAGTGTTAAACGCCAAAGACTTTGACGCTAATTCACGCATGTTAATGCTTTATGGTATGCTTAGTGACTTTCTACACAATAAAGCCCATAAGTATACTTTAGAAAGTCAATCCCAACCCGAATATATTAGTAAAGTTAACTTTTACATTTATCCAATATCTAATATGCAAACAGTTGGGCTTATTAATTTAGGCACAAAATATAGCAACCATGCATACAGTGCATCTATAGCATTTAATGCTAGTGTAAAAGCAATTGAAATTTTAAAGGAGGAATACAAAATTGCCGCAAGATACAATTAG
- a CDS encoding DUF787 family protein: protein MPQDTISVSLLDSRIQASRPNYYNPLLVYKTAKIKVNKDAANYKILNLTVNNYEKQIETLEKDNGNGQDQFGKEKTLLKTAMSNFFNSSEESLKSADLFIYKDKPEELKKYLKVHRHTFVVLINTEGDNSDDGLKIYKDDYDKFKTPSIFFVFSTKEQEIKELFKDKGNTEKERNIAVYSNNKDNLHLKFISQYLHQASIFHAVNPYGMPLAATPLVDDTVIGKLRTAKINFYSLLNETGLDGVPAFKEGVDLAGGAIDEQFTYHYIKNEAIIELIRIWNKNNRQNSKLSALQLSGARDNAYTSAIECLLKRFVDRGLIIQYKNLSLTLSPTPQLKLELSVNITYNFSINAVSLVITTQDIVDYQNSLSA, encoded by the coding sequence TTGCCGCAAGATACAATTAGTGTAAGTTTGCTTGACTCTAGAATTCAAGCTAGTAGGCCCAATTATTATAATCCACTTTTGGTTTACAAAACAGCTAAAATCAAAGTTAATAAAGATGCTGCTAACTATAAAATATTGAATTTAACCGTTAATAACTATGAAAAACAAATTGAAACTTTAGAAAAAGATAATGGGAATGGACAAGATCAGTTTGGAAAAGAAAAAACACTGCTTAAAACCGCAATGTCGAATTTTTTCAATTCAAGTGAAGAATCATTAAAATCAGCCGATCTTTTTATTTATAAGGATAAACCCGAAGAGTTAAAAAAATATCTTAAAGTACATAGACACACTTTTGTTGTACTTATTAATACTGAGGGTGATAATTCCGATGATGGACTTAAGATTTATAAAGATGATTATGATAAGTTTAAAACACCTTCAATTTTTTTTGTATTCTCAACTAAAGAACAAGAAATAAAAGAACTATTTAAAGATAAAGGCAATACTGAAAAAGAAAGAAATATTGCTGTTTACAGCAATAATAAAGACAATTTACACCTCAAATTTATAAGTCAATATTTACATCAAGCTAGTATTTTTCATGCTGTAAATCCTTATGGCATGCCGCTGGCTGCTACACCACTTGTTGATGATACTGTAATTGGAAAGTTGAGAACTGCAAAAATCAACTTTTATTCACTTCTTAATGAAACTGGGCTTGATGGTGTACCCGCATTTAAAGAAGGTGTTGACCTAGCTGGAGGTGCAATAGACGAACAATTTACATACCACTATATAAAAAATGAAGCGATTATTGAGCTTATTAGAATTTGGAACAAAAACAATAGGCAAAATAGCAAATTATCTGCACTACAACTTAGTGGGGCTAGAGACAATGCATATACTTCAGCAATTGAATGTTTACTGAAAAGGTTTGTGGATAGAGGACTTATTATACAGTATAAAAATTTAAGTCTTACTCTTTCTCCTACACCACAACTTAAATTAGAACTTAGCGTGAATATTACTTATAACTTTAGCATTAATGCTGTTTCTTTAGTAATTACTACTCAAGATATAGTTGATTATCAAAACAGCTTAAGTGCTTAA
- a CDS encoding DUF1463 domain-containing protein: MQFYDLREVYFSIGGTQLHSGKLELTSEPTTRAVISSEDKGMPVISLRDPKTITYVFNIEVTLGSHDYILLTELSDEQFYNMDVRKEDKMLDLAFNDRIATKIISNYAIFTEEPSRSYSAEAEKVSFEIRAINCQKSKPNNS, from the coding sequence ATGCAATTTTATGATTTAAGAGAAGTTTATTTTTCAATTGGTGGTACACAGCTACATAGTGGCAAACTAGAACTTACAAGCGAACCCACAACAAGAGCAGTGATTAGTAGTGAAGATAAAGGTATGCCTGTAATAAGCTTAAGAGATCCCAAAACGATAACTTATGTTTTCAACATTGAAGTTACTTTGGGTAGTCATGACTACATTTTGTTAACTGAACTTTCTGATGAACAGTTTTACAACATGGATGTGAGAAAAGAGGATAAAATGCTTGATTTAGCATTCAATGATAGAATTGCTACCAAAATTATTTCTAACTATGCAATTTTTACTGAAGAGCCTTCAAGAAGTTATTCTGCTGAGGCCGAAAAAGTATCTTTTGAAATTAGGGCTATTAATTGCCAAAAATCTAAACCAAACAACTCTTAA